From Mytilus edulis chromosome 9, xbMytEdul2.2, whole genome shotgun sequence, the proteins below share one genomic window:
- the LOC139489153 gene encoding peptidoglycan-recognition protein SC2-like isoform X2, translating to MVLRNPCMLLLIMIFLGIYTGTIDMCVRSGGGGSRISGSGGSNSGSGGSDSESGGSNSGPGSSGGSTGGDQRCTDIGGVCQDDNGKCGGSYYSGKCSGGANNRCCTTSAEEKDTNDCSGVTIISRDSWGARRTKSSSIIRVPVPKMFIHHTVTNPCSSFSECISRMKQIQNYHMDNRGYADVGYSFLVGEDGKVYEGRGWSRVGAHTEGYNSVGFGISFIGNFMTLEPNTVALNAAKALIQCGINNGKISTSYKLYGHRDTKSTDCPGDKLYDIIKSWPQYHHDP from the exons ATGGTTTTAAGAAATCCATGTATGCTTTTACTAATAATGATTTTTCTTGGAATATACACGGGGACTATAGATATGTGCGTGAGAAGTGGAGGCGGTGGCAGTAGAATTAGTGGAAGCGGTGGTTCAAATAGCGGAAGTGGGGGTTCAGATAGCGAAAGTGGAGGATCAAATAGCGGACCCGGAAGTAGTGGTGGAAGTACAGGAG GCGATCAGAGGTGTACAGATATTGGTGGTGTTTGTCAAGATGACAATGGCAAATGTGGTGGTTCATATTACTCTGGAAAGTGTTCTGGTGGCGCTAACAATCGATGTTGTACAACCAGCGCAGAAG AAAAAGATACAAATGATTGTAGTGGTGTGACGATTATCTCCCGTGATAGTTGGGGAGCCAGGAGAACTAAAAGCAGTTCAATCATTAGGGTACCAGTTCCTAAGATGTTCATTCATCACACCGTCACAAATCCATGTTCATCGTTCTCTGAATGTATCTCAAGaatgaaacaaatacaaaactaCCACATGGATAATAGAG GGTATGCTGACGTTGGATACAGTTTCCTAGTTGGAGAAGATGGGAAAGTATACGAGGGAAGAGGTTGGAGTCGTGTTGGAGCTCATACAGAGGGTTACAATAGTGTTGGATTTGGTATATCATTCATTGGAAATTTTATGACTCTGGAACCTAACACCGTCGCTTTAAATGCAGCCAAGGCTTTGATTCAATGTGGAATCAATAATGGCAAGATATCCACCTCCTATAAATTGTATGGACATCGCGATACAAAATCCACAGACTGTCCTGGTGATAAATTGTACGACATTATCAAATCATGGCCTCAATATCATCATGATCCATAA
- the LOC139489153 gene encoding peptidoglycan-recognition protein SC2-like isoform X1, which yields MVLRNPCMLLLIMIFLGIYTGTIDMCVRSGGGGSRISGSGGSNSGSGGSDSESGGSNSGPGSSGGSTGEGDQRCTDIGGVCQDDNGKCGGSYYSGKCSGGANNRCCTTSAEEKDTNDCSGVTIISRDSWGARRTKSSSIIRVPVPKMFIHHTVTNPCSSFSECISRMKQIQNYHMDNRGYADVGYSFLVGEDGKVYEGRGWSRVGAHTEGYNSVGFGISFIGNFMTLEPNTVALNAAKALIQCGINNGKISTSYKLYGHRDTKSTDCPGDKLYDIIKSWPQYHHDP from the exons ATGGTTTTAAGAAATCCATGTATGCTTTTACTAATAATGATTTTTCTTGGAATATACACGGGGACTATAGATATGTGCGTGAGAAGTGGAGGCGGTGGCAGTAGAATTAGTGGAAGCGGTGGTTCAAATAGCGGAAGTGGGGGTTCAGATAGCGAAAGTGGAGGATCAAATAGCGGACCCGGAAGTAGTGGTGGAAGTACAGGAG aaGGCGATCAGAGGTGTACAGATATTGGTGGTGTTTGTCAAGATGACAATGGCAAATGTGGTGGTTCATATTACTCTGGAAAGTGTTCTGGTGGCGCTAACAATCGATGTTGTACAACCAGCGCAGAAG AAAAAGATACAAATGATTGTAGTGGTGTGACGATTATCTCCCGTGATAGTTGGGGAGCCAGGAGAACTAAAAGCAGTTCAATCATTAGGGTACCAGTTCCTAAGATGTTCATTCATCACACCGTCACAAATCCATGTTCATCGTTCTCTGAATGTATCTCAAGaatgaaacaaatacaaaactaCCACATGGATAATAGAG GGTATGCTGACGTTGGATACAGTTTCCTAGTTGGAGAAGATGGGAAAGTATACGAGGGAAGAGGTTGGAGTCGTGTTGGAGCTCATACAGAGGGTTACAATAGTGTTGGATTTGGTATATCATTCATTGGAAATTTTATGACTCTGGAACCTAACACCGTCGCTTTAAATGCAGCCAAGGCTTTGATTCAATGTGGAATCAATAATGGCAAGATATCCACCTCCTATAAATTGTATGGACATCGCGATACAAAATCCACAGACTGTCCTGGTGATAAATTGTACGACATTATCAAATCATGGCCTCAATATCATCATGATCCATAA
- the LOC139489152 gene encoding FMRFamide receptor-like produces MIMNSTIVTMTTFNDSDVSSETYPSSNQVRDEVDMVAVICNKYIGPILCVAGVFGNILNLIILIRGRLNNPPYFYLKALAVTDMCALMLSFLHLMVSSRSTLYEWKFFDAYLFFPLVNFFTASSVWLTVGVTIDRFLYVKAPLWARAQFSLNRAKVRIAIILVATIFITVPRFLCFSLVGATNQYHLYPTSFRASHNYRVYDIVCIALFHVAPLVIFAFCNSYLIYAVHKARSIRKEYDIRNNKEKDWQLDQRRFTITLISIVLLSIIAILPSTIGDFTRLLHIPFSHYHKLRHISNMLLLLNLSVNFLLYCAFNKRFVRVMKSMFGGGLIKVKLSIRRTKSSRYSRTETNMYM; encoded by the coding sequence ATGATCATGAATTCCACAATAGTTACCATGACAACTTTCAATGATTCCGATGTGTCATCAGAAACATATCCTAGCTCGAATCAAGTACGGGATGAGGTTGATATGGTTGCTGTTATTTGTAATAAGTATATTGGACCAATTCTTTGTGTCGCTGGTGTTTTCGGAAATATACTcaatttaatcattttaattaGAGGACGTTTGAATAATCCTCCATACTTCTACCTTAAAGCACTCGCTGTCACAGATATGTGTGCATTGATGCTATCATTCCTCCACCTGATGGTCTCGAGCAGATCAACATTATACGAATGGAAGTTCTTTGACGCTTACCTGTTTTTTCCACTTGTAAATTTTTTCACTGCTTCCAGTGTCTGGCTGACAGTTGGGGTAACAATTGACAGATTTTTATATGTTAAAGCGCCATTGTGGGCTCGAGCTCAATTTTCGTTAAACAGAGCCAAAGTAAGAATAGCAATTATTTTAGTTGCAACAATTTTTATCACAGTTCCAAGATTCCTGTGTTTCAGTCTAGTAGGAGCTACTAACCAATACCATCTATACCCAACATCGTTCAGAGCTTCACATAATTACCGCGTTTATGACATAGTTTGCATTGCACTATTTCACGTCGCGCCATTGGTCATATTTGCATTCTGCAATTCGTATTTGATATACGCTGTGCATAAAGCAAGGTCTATTCGAAAGGAATATGATATAAGAAACAACAAAGAAAAGGATTGGCAGCTGGACCAAAGGAGATTTACAATTACACTTATTTCTATTGTACTTTTGTCTATAATTGCCATCTTACCATCAACGATTGGAGATTTTACTCGGCTGTTACATATTCCGTTCTCACACTATCATAAATTACGACATATAAGTAACATGTTGCTTCTTCTTAACCTTTCTGTCAACTTCCTGTTGTATTGCGCATTTAACAAACGATTTGTGCGCGTAATGAAATCGATGTTCGGAGGTGGTTTAATAAAGGTGAAACTGTCAATACGTAGGACGAAATCCAGCAGGTATTCCCGTACTGAAactaacatgtacatgtaa